DNA sequence from the Vicia villosa cultivar HV-30 ecotype Madison, WI linkage group LG3, Vvil1.0, whole genome shotgun sequence genome:
ATTTAAGCGATATTTTTGAAAGTTGATACAACATGAAACTGCACATTAAGAGCATATGAGAAATATTTTCTATCCAAAAACGACCTATTTGAAACCACAATCGGAACATGTAAAAATAAAGGGTGCTCTATAAAAGGTCAAACCAACACATAGTTACAATTCAACGAAGCAATCTCCTTATTTCGAACATGTTGACACACATTTTTCGGATTCTCCAActtcaaaatctcaaaaaaaatgttttccaaGATGCTCACTTTAGAAAATCATCTATGCACCACCTTTACCAAAAATCAAATAGATTGAAGAGATGTCAATTTTTATATGCACAAATAAATTTAACAAGATTGTAGATGTTAAGGGTGTCGTTAATTGCGATTATCTCGTTGTTTCAACTTTGCTCGATAGAGGAGTGGGGAATCATACACTTGTCTTTCAATAACTTCTTAAAAAGTTGAAGGCGCATAGGCAATCATACACATCACTATACGGAAAAAAAGAACATTTTGATGCagttaatgaattttttattccTTGTGTAAACGATTTGGCACTGGAGAAAAAATGGATGCACTTCCTTGAAATGGGTCACCTTACAACAAATGTGTCGATATGTCAAGATTTGACTTCTCGAAGACATTTTTTCCACTTCAAAGTGACCCACCAAAATATTCAATCGGGTGCATTATGTGTATTGGACAACTTTCAAAATCACTATATTTCGTTTAAGTTTATTTGAAACTAGGATGTCCTATACCACAGATATTACCGAAGTGAACAACTCACTACACAAAGGAAGTTGAGACTTGACTGAATAACTTTTCGAATAGGATGGAAGAATTCACCAAATTGAGCGattgaaagagaatcaaataaGCAAAATTCAAAGGTAGAACCACTCGTACATATAGATTTAGCTGATGAAACATATTTTGATGCATTTTGATTGCTATTGTCAACAATATAATCCTAACACATTTTGATACATTTTAATGTATATAcgacattatttatataaatataaattataaaattttctaCGTTAATGTAAAAAGTTTCTCTTTATGAATAAAACATTATGCGAAAACAATTTCTGCAAAACAACCATTAACAGAGTTTAATCCAAAATTTAAGTTCCAGACAAACcttttttcttgtgtttttctaaaTGTAATTGGATTATTCCGAAATTTAAGTTTCAGAATACCCTTTGAGATAAGATTGAGTTTATGAGGCCTATATTGTTCTAAAACTTGTATAAATATGAGTGTCTCTCATGTTGTTAATATAATCACCACATAATGTCTCAATATTCATATCTCGCATTTGTGAATTCAACGGCGGGAGACCCTATCTTAAATTTAGGTTCAGAGTTCACTTGCTTGTCGATCTTAAATCCACACTAGAGAATCTGTTGTGATACCTAGACAATCGAAGAGTTGTGAAACTCTATTATCGTTCACACTCGACTCACAACGAAGAGGGATACAATTCAACAAGATTGAGGTGAAGACATATGACGATTTAACTGTTATGTGGAGTAGATTTCATCGTTATGAAACAAAAAATTTGATCAAGGTGGATATGACAGTTGCAAGATCGGCCGAAGATATTTTAAAGATGTTGAAACGTCCTCAACCATCTCTTGATAATGAAATGTAATAGTAGATTTATTTTAGTGAATATCTATATAATGCTACATATTATATGTATATCATAATAAAGatttatgcttatttattttgtttttttatatccaCAATTATTTCTGGTGAAATAATCAAGAGGATTCCCAAAGTTAACTACCATAAATAGATTTTTGTTAATTTATGTTGCGCTTCCTAATACCACAATTGTTTCCTTAGTCTGAGTCCGAGACTTGATTGTAGTTGCATTTTAAGTGTGTTCGGAGTTTATCTTCCAGATTTTGGAGACATTATTGTTTTTTCACTCAAAATAATCCTTTAATCTGTAATGAGTTTGTTCCTTGCTCGGCATCTTGAACCACGGTTGTCTCTATGCCCTTCAATGCTATGAACACAACATGGAGAAGATGGAAAATGTAATTATTATAGAAAAATACTTACAACCACGATGCAAAAACACGTAGATGGAGGAAGGAGGTTGGATAAgaaaaaatataagtttaatGGAGCTAGTtgattaaaaaatttaagtgAGCATGGGGATAGGAGAAAGAGAGAATAGatagaagaaagagagaatagaggagaaagaaagGTAGGAAAGACAAAGAGGAAGGAAGAGATGACAACTCAATAGAATTTTTTTTCTGACCCCctaccttcttggtcacctctggcgaaAATTCTAAAATGTCCCTAaacttcggaaatacatttccgaagtcattttttttcaaaattttatcaaaattcggaatgcacttccgaaaacatcaaattggggtgttttcggagatgcatttctgaaaacacccaTTTTTTAGGGTTTCGGAAGTATACTTCCGAAAAAAACAGTGTTCTATCCTGCTTCTTAAATGACCGAGATGAGCAATTAAGAACAGTGTTCTATGAAAAGATTGTTTATGTCTGCTTTTTTGTTGGCCAAAGAAGTGTAGAGGAATATCTATTACCTTACATTGAGCAAACTTTAAGTGACATTACAGAAGCTGTCATTGTGAGAGCCTGTTTAACTATTCTTTGCAAAAATGGGTTCTTCCAGAAGAGAATATTGTTTCAAATGATTGAGCGTGCCTTTGCTTTATTGTGCTATCCTAGTGAATGGGTACGAAGATCAGTGCCTTTGCAGTGAATCAGTTGAGCATGATTGTTTATGCAGTGGATGACAATTTCAGCAGAGGTCGACATTAGCAAAGCGAGTTCACTCAGTGAGCGGTTGTGGTTTGAGTTTAATGAAGGTTGCCAACATAGGTGGGATGACAATTAAGAAGGGGGGAATAAAGAGTGTATAGTAGTCGGAGAGAGAGAGAAAGCAATGGCAGATAGTGTCTGTGTCAAGTTAGACGCATGGTAGACGCCAGAAGATGAGTCGTAAGCTTCTTAGAAATATAAGCAATTGAATGGAAGGAATTAGTTGACAGACTACAATCGACACAAGGGTAAAACACTTTCTATTCACAGGGAATGATTACATTTAACTCATTTATTTGCatgaactaaaaataaataaaatattgtcgGGATCAATATCATGAAAAAAAAAGTATCTGATTTATTCAAGTATTTCTGCGGTTGCATAACCAATTAATAAGCAAAAAGTAGTTGTTGCATTTCAGCCAATAACGTTTGACTGTCTCTATATATTATTAGTAATCTGGGAGAATATGCTTCCACAACGAGTAATAACACATGTACAAAAAAAGCAAGAAAGTGAGAAACCCTTTAAAACATGGAAACTAAATTGATTCCccctcaaaataaaaaataaatgataataataatacagAGTATATATAATTTGGTTGCAGTGGGAGAAAATACATTTCACCGTGGCTACAGTGCTAGCTGCAAAACTTGTATTTTATCCTCAGCATTGGTTACACAAATAGATCTGTTTCAGTCAACTTCTGAACTATTCCTTGCAGGTCGGGTTGTGTTGTACATATAAAGCCCGCATACAAGAATTGCACAGCCAAGCAGAAAAAATGGACTCAAAGCTGTTCCTCCCTCGGGAAGATATGGTAATGGAAGGGAAAGAGTATAAACAGAAATTGGTACTGCAAACACCATAAGTACGGATTAGCTCAAAAGCTCACAAAAATATAGTAGATAGGATCCCATCAAGTATCAAACTTTTACACTTGCACCACTTAGTAATTGGTTCGTTCTAAATAAGTGATTAATGTATAAAATTTGACACCTAGGGTCAGTTGATCCTACACATGCCCATGCAgacagagggagagagagagagaacctgACAACATTAACACGAGAGAAGCAACAACTGCAGAAGAACGCTTCAGTACGCTAAGCAAGGATATATTGAATGCCAGATTGGTAACTACGTAAAGCAGTGGAAGCAAGGGAGCACCATCACAACCTGAGACATGGAAATTAATGTTTTCGACAAGGTTCAAAATCATTAAAGGGAAGAAGAGctatttaattattgttaattattgaACCTTTTCACAAAAAATGGAGAGAGGTCAAATAACAAATTTCGTATAATTATGagaatttcaatttaaaattcaatttgggCTGTGGCTCACTCTTAGCTATAGCATTGTGATATGAACTTAGAGAGAACCGTAACATATAAGATAGTCATATCCTAAGAAAACCCAAGAATCATATAAACCATCAGTCCCTCATACTTATTATACCTTACAATAGGGTCCTAACATTTTACAATGCTCTGTAGTCAGTGTCACCACATGCAAAGCCTGTTTGCAGTTGAGAGACATGGTGGAAGGCTCTGATACATATTGATATAAACCTTAGGAGAATCAGACCGCTAAAGCTAGCTATTGAGGTTGGAGGTGGAGGGTTCATGGTCGTATGCTTCTGTTGTGGAACTCAAGTCCAATAGCTTGCAATTGGATTGTGATTTGCGACACATCAATGCACTTAAGAAAACAATCATTTACTCTTAACAATTAATCTGATAGTGTTGTGATGTAAGAAGTAAgaacaaaagaaataaaaggaaatgtAGATAAGAATAGAAAACCAAGTAGGAAGATGTGTTATTGTATTGTTACGTAGTATCTATTAGAGCATACCTGTCTTATCAGCTCCAATGTTTAGAAAGCAAGCAGCACCACTTTTAAGATATGAAGGCAGTTGAGCAAATGGTATTCCTTTCAAGTTAGAGATTAAAGGTAGAAAGAGAAGTACAAAAAGAGCCTACAATATATATCAGAAGCCAACCATAAATATGGCTCATAATTATTATTTGATTAAGATACATAAAATATGCATGACCAAAATAAACTCGAATTTTGTAACTAATAGTACAAGTATTCTAACAGTTCACATTTGTTATTGTAATGGGACAAACAGAAGTAATGCATTTTGAGATTATCTAAAAGGATAGAGAGCATACATATAATTTGAACTCACAAGATAGCACATCTATTAAGATATCAGCAAAACAGGATATAGAGACTACACATTTGTTTTATCAGGTCATTTATAAATTGTGAAAGGCGCACTTATTCTTTGTAATTTAtattgcaccaatcatcatatttAAACCATTTGTAGTTCACGTTATTATTGCAAGACATACCTGGAACCCAGATCCAAAAGAATTGACCACAAATATATCCAACGACTTCTGCTGCAAGAGAACATGTTACAGACTTCAAATCATGCCCATGAATGAGATGCCAATGGAAACTATAGTACAGATTCCAGTGACCTTAACCCCCTTCCGCCAAAAAGAGTAAAAGAAAATACCTTTAATCGAGTGGAAGAATCAAGAAAAACAAATTCCTGCCGTAAAAAAAATGCAGTGATTATTTTGTTCCCCAACAAGGTTTTACTTAATTTCAACATCTCTTTCTGGACTAACCTTGATTATCGAAGCCCCAGCTTGAAAGGCACAAGAAACTATCATCAAGGCTGGCCAAAAGAAATCAACATTAGAGAGCATCTGACCTGCATTAGAGCCACTGCAATTAAGGGAAACAAATAATCAGACAAGCCCACTTTATGTGAGTCACaatattatatatgaaaaatatttcCGTATCTAATACAAAAGTATTTTTGTCTATCTTATGGCATTAGTTTGTAATTTTGGACTATCATCGATTATCTCTAAAGATTACTTTCCCGTTTATTTGGATTAGTTTTCTTGTATATATAAGGGTTTCTTGACAGCGCATAGTTCAGACTCACTTGACTTACTTTTGTTGAGTTGAGTGGTTACACTTTGAGTGTTTACGACTTCTGTTTAAATAATGGTTAAGCATTCGCGTTTTTGCTTTTGTCTTGAGTTACCAAGGCTCATCTTTTATTTCATGCTCTTGATGGTTGTTAAGCTTTGGTAGCTTTTGTCTTTTATTGTGGTTAATTCGTTCAACATTTCACTCTGGTTTGAAGATGTGACACCTTCCAGTTGGGGCTTCAGTTGTGGTTAGCTCTGGCTCAATATTGTTTCAATTTTAGAAGTTTTACACCTATTAGGGATTCACTTGCAGTAAGCGTTGGTCCAATATTGGTTTTGGGTTGATTAGAAATTGTGATATCTTCCAGTTTAGACTTCAGCTACTGTTGGAGCAAGCTTATCTGTTTTGGTTTATTTGTGAGAGTCGAGAGTCAACAGTGATTTCACTAGCTGGTTATTCAGTGGTTTCTTCTTCGACGTGAACTTAAACGGTGATATCTTTTAGTGGCTGGTTATATCAGGTGCcatatttttccttttaaatggTATATCTGCAACAAGCTTACAGACTAACAAACTCTAGCATGAGGGAAGTGTAAAAATATAAGTAAACATACAATATTTGAATATCTTAGACAGCCCAAACCACATGTAGAGCGTTTACTCTGTTTTTTATTGGAAAGGAAGGCGAGAAGTCTGATATTTTCAAGTCAATACCAGCTCATTCACCGCACTAGCTTGCACAACCTTAATTTTCATGGAAAAAACTTTATGCCCAAAATAAAGTAAGCTATTCACACACGAGTATTCAAATTATTTAGGGAGCTCAGCACATGAAATAAAATATGGAAAGTAGTGACAGGGATCATTGTATTTCTCCAGATAAGAAAGTTAAACTACCTTGAAACAGCAACCACGACACCAGCAGCTACTAGTAAACACCCAACAATTTGGCTGATTGAGTACCTTCTCCTCAGGATAAGAGTGGAAAACGTTAACTGCCAAACTAAATAAGACTGCAAAAAAAAGAATATACAAACATTGTTTTGAGAATTTATGTTACACATAGTAATACATTAAAATAACTAATACACTGGTTAAGAAAAACACAAGAGAAATGCCAACAATTTGGAAATGGAGCCAACAGAATAGAGAATAGACCCCACATGATTTAGAGGACCTATATGAGGGCGTGCATAGGTTCAGTTGCTTTCAAAATCAGGATTCAATTAATCTTAAATTGCATACATGGAATTTTGGACTTCCActgaaatttcaaaatcaatgcaATGTTCCCAAGTAGTTGTACTTATTGGTACAATACTATTTAGAGATGCTTTAAATGTACTTCTGATGACAATACGTtgtttgaaatttaaaatattaaaacaaaatccAAACTAGTGTTTATGCAGCAATATTATGATGAGCATCATATCACAAAATTTTCTCCGTACTAATAAAACCAGTATTAATAAAACTTCTGCAAAACTTGAATCGTGTATAGCCATCACTTATGAACAATAATCAATTCATTTGAAAATTTAAACAACATGATTGCGAGAATATTGAAAGTAAATGTGTCTGAAACACAGATTCTACGATAATAATGTGTGCTCTCACTATTATACGATAACAACTCCGGTTAGTTAATAAACATTCTTGCCACAGATTTTACGGATGTTCTGTCATGTTCTTCCATTCCAGTCGAAATAATAGGAGAGGCTGGTAGATTTGGGAGATTTTATAAAAGGAcatgcaagagagagaagaaaataaCAGCTGGCATATAAGACAAAAACTGTTAGGACAGCACATGGGCAGGGCTAGGTGTCCAGCTGTGATTGGACAAACTGGTCCCAGGTTTTAGAATAAATAGCAGCAATCTTTAGTGAGTCAGTATGTCAGAATTCAGTACTAAATTTTAGGAGAGATAGGCCTCTCGAAGCTGCCTAGCTAGGGTTAATTccttttctatttctattttcagTCTTAGTACTTGTACTCTACTAGATCCCATTTGAACTCTAGTAGGATGTTGCTGAAATAATCAAATCTTTCCTATATTCTTCTGTTTTTTTCTGTTGCTTACACTGTTTATATCAAATTAAACCTATCAATTTGGTATCTAGAGCCTTGGTTCGAAGAACACAGTGGATGGTGGTTACTCGTAGCGCAATGGAAAACAGAGTCGACTCAGTAGAGCAAAGGATGAACACTTTCGAAGGAACGTTGGAACAGATTCGCTTGATGGTGTTGGAACAACAAGCGAGACCGCACGTTACAGCTGAGCAAATCCGCCAGATAATCTTGGAACAACCACGGCGAAACCATGGAAGGAACGGACGTCCACAAAGGGGTGGGTACGACgacgaagaggaagaagagagcGACAGGAGCTCCCTCTCACGCGAATCGCAACCCCGTTACCGGCGAAACAGAGGTGAGGGTCGTCCACGATTCTTTGGAAGTCGTAGAAGGCTGGAGATTCCGCTGTTCAAAGGAGAGGATGCTTATGGTTGGCTGGTGAAGATAGAACGATACTTCCAGTTGAACGAAGTTAGGACAAAGGACAAACTGGATGTAGCAATGCTGGCCATGGAAGATAGGGCATTAAATTGGTACCAGTGGTGGGAAGAACAAACAGCTTTGAAAACGTGGGAAGAATTCAAGATAGCCGTGATGAGACGTTTTCAACCAGGGTTACTGCACAACCCTCTGGGACCATTACTGAGTCTGAAACAAAAAGGCTCAGTAGGGGAGTATAGAGAGAAATTTGAGATGATGGTGGCACCTTTGAGGAGGGAGGAACGAATCATGCTAGACTCCATTTTTCTGAATGGACTCAAAGAGGAAATCCAGGCTGAGTTGAAGCTTCATGAAAGCCAGGACCTAGCTGAGTTGATGGACAAAGCCCTATTGATTGAGGAGAAAAATGAAGTAGTCACCAAGAAGGGTAGCTCGTGGAAAGATAGAGGAGGCACTTTCAGACTAAAGGATCCTGCAGAGGCTGGAGGATCTAAGAAGGAAAGTGAAAGAAATCAAGGAGGAGGTGACAAGGGAAAGGGTAGGAGGTTGGATCCTGCAGAGTTGGAGGAAAGAAGCAAGaaagggctttgtttcaaatgtGGAGACAAATGGAACAGGGAACATGTTTGTAAATTCAAACATATGAGTCTGAAATTATGTGAAGATAGTAGTGGGGAAGAGGCAGAAGAGGAGCTGTTAGGGGAAACTCAATTGACTGTAGAAGAGAAGGTAGAGGAACTGCAAACCTTGCAACTGTCTATGCAGAGTAGAGATGGCTTTACCTCTAACAAGTCTTTCAAAGTGTGGGTGGAAGTGAAGGGGAAGAAGCTGCTAACTTTAATAGATTCAGGTGctaccagcaattttattgattCAAAAGTAGCAGCAGAGCTAGATGTAAGAATGGTGGAGACTCCTACTTATGTGATTGAAGTAGGAAATGGAGAAAAGGTGAGAAATCAAGGAGTGTGTGAAGGGCTGGAATTCAATGTGCAGGGAGTGAATTTCAGTCAGCATTTTTTCTTGATGGAGTTAGGAGGTACTGAATTAGTGTTAGGCATGGATTGGCTAGCTAGTTTGGGGAAGATTGAGGCCAATTTTGGAGAGTTGAGTTTGAAATGGGGGAAGAAGGGTCAGACCTATGAAATCAAGGGAGATCCTGCCTTATGTATAAGACAGTCTACTTGGAAGGCTATGGTAAAAAATTTAATGGATGAGGGTGTTGGGTTCTATGTGCAATCCATGGAATTGGGAGCAGAAAGTGAAACAGGGGGC
Encoded proteins:
- the LOC131660950 gene encoding protein CLT2, chloroplastic isoform X1, which encodes MEVYSYSTSLIHSFPSHSSFSRFHSQNRKLNNTLNLIPMSSSSLPTKSPFNFPSNSKFNRTRRTPLSKWRFRASSSLDWTNASNRTVLLTSGITVSLAVANRVLYKLALVPLRSYPFFLAQFTTFGYVVIYFSILYVRYRLGIVTKEMLAIPKWRFFVIGFLEALGLVAGMSSAAILPGPVIPILNQSYLVWQLTFSTLILRRRYSISQIVGCLLVAAGVVVAVSSGSNAGQMLSNVDFFWPALMIVSCAFQAGASIIKEFVFLDSSTRLKQKSLDIFVVNSFGSGFQALFVLLFLPLISNLKGIPFAQLPSYLKSGAACFLNIGADKTGCDGAPLLPLLYVVTNLAFNISLLSVLKRSSAVVASLVLMLSVPISVYTLSLPLPYLPEGGTALSPFFLLGCAILVCGLYMYNTTRPARNSSEVD
- the LOC131660950 gene encoding protein CLT2, chloroplastic isoform X2, which produces MEVYSYSTSLIHSFPSHSSFSRFHSQNRKLNNTLNLIPMSSSSLPTKSPFNFPSNSKFNRTRRTPLSKWRFRASSSLDWTNASNRTVLLTSGITVSLAVANRVLYKLALVPLRSYPFFLAQFTTFGYVVIYFSILYVRYRLGIVTKEMLAIPKWRFFVIGFLEALGLVAGMSSAAILPGPVIPILNQSYLVWQLTFSTLILRRRYSISQIVGCLLVAAGVVVAVSSGSNAGQMLSNVDFFWPALMIVSCAFQAGASIIKEFVFLDSSTRLKKSLDIFVVNSFGSGFQALFVLLFLPLISNLKGIPFAQLPSYLKSGAACFLNIGADKTGCDGAPLLPLLYVVTNLAFNISLLSVLKRSSAVVASLVLMLSVPISVYTLSLPLPYLPEGGTALSPFFLLGCAILVCGLYMYNTTRPARNSSEVD